Proteins encoded within one genomic window of Macrotis lagotis isolate mMagLag1 chromosome 3, bilby.v1.9.chrom.fasta, whole genome shotgun sequence:
- the TMEM216 gene encoding transmembrane protein 216: protein MAARGRRLSSISLEILLFLNGWYSATYFLLEVFVFLYKGLLLPYPAANLALDLLMLLLYLGLEAARLFLATKGNLCQRALPLAVSLAMTFPAALMAVYYLRLQTYVLRLEMVMSAILLLFCGLELLLETVALSTFGSTDAY from the exons ATGGCAGCGCGAG GCCGCCGCCTGTCCTCCATCTCCCTGGAGATCCTGCTCTTCCTCAACGGCTGGTACAGCGCCACCTACTTCCTGCTGGAGGTGTTCGTGTTCTTGTACAAAG GCCTCCTGCTGCCCTACCCCGCGGCCAACCTGGCCCTGGACCTGCTGATGCTGCTGCTCTACCTGGGCCTGGAAGCCGCGCGCCTCTTCCTGG CCACCAAAGGCAACCTGTGCCAGCGCGCGCTGCCCCTGGCCGTGAGCCTGGCCATGACCTTCCCGGCGGCCCTGATGGCCGTGTACTACCTCCGGCTGCAGACGTACGTGCTGCGCCTGGAGATGGTCATGAGCGCCATCCTGCTGCTCTTCTGCGGCCTGGAGCTGCTGCTGGAGACCGTGGCGCTCTCCACCTTCGGCAG CACGGACGCCTACTGA